The Streptomyces sp. NBC_00162 sequence GACCTGCCCGCCGGCCTCTTCGACGAAGCCGCCGAGGGCTTCGCCGTCATCGACACCGGCAATTACTACCCCCAGCAGCGCGACGGCCGGATCGCCGGTGTCGAGGACGAGGGCCTGACCGAGAGCCGCTGGACCGAGCGGCACCTCGGCCACCCCGTGATCAAGGCCTTCAACGGCACCTACGCCCAGGACATCCTGGACCGCCACCGCCCGGCGGGCGACCCGGAGCGGATGGCACTGCCCGTCGCGGGCGACGACGAGACGGCGAAGAAGACCGTCCGCGCCCTCATCGAGCAGCTCGGCTTCGACACCGTCGACGCGGGCGGCCTCGACGACTCCTGGCGCCAGCAGCCCGACACCCCCGTCTACGGGCTCCGTGAGGGCGTCGAAGGCGTCACCAAGGCCCTCGCCGAGGCTTCCCCGGAACGCAAGGCGGCATTCCGGGGCTGACGGAGGCCGCGCCCTAGCCCCGCTCCACCAGGCCCCGTACGAAGGCGGCCTGGCCGGCGTGCTGGAGATCGTCTGCCAGCACGCTGACCAGGCGCACCCCCAGGGTGACCGGCGGGTTCCAGCGCTCGTCGACCACCTGGTCCAGGTCCGCAGCGGCGAGTCCCCGTACGAAGCGCACGCTCTGCTCGTGGACCGCGTCGAAGTACCCCAGCAGCAGCTCGCCGGAGTCGACCTTGACCGCTCCGGCCTGCCGGGCGGTGTGGCCGTACCCGGTGGACCCGGCGGGCAGGCCCAGGGCGAACCGGGCCGCCCAGCCCTGGGCCTGCCAGACCTGCTCCAGGTCCGCGGCGTCCGCCACGTGGTCGTCCTGGATCCGGGTGAGGTGCCAGACGAGCCAGGTGATCGAGTTCGCCGCGGGGTCGACGCGGGCGTTGAGCCCCTCCGCCGGGAGCCCCTCGACGACCTCGTGCACGATCTCCCGGATGCGTCCGAATCCGTCGGCGATGACGTCCGTAGCCTTCATGCACCCACCATGCAAGGCGCCCCGGCCCGCCCGGCGCGAGCGACACGCGCCTCAGACGGCGGCGTCGGCCTTGTCGGTCTTCTCCGTAGCCGCAGGCTGACCCGCGGCGGTCGCGGTCGCGGTTGCCTTGGCGGTCACGGTCCCGTGCCCGCCGCGCAGGCCGAACCGGCTGATCACGGCGACCAGCGCGAAGGCGGCTGCGCCGATCCCGAAGGTGAGGGTGAACCCGGACTCGGCGGGCAGCGCGGGGACGCCCGGCGGAAGGTGCTCGATGGTCTTGGACGCCAGGATGGTGGTCACGATGGCGCTGCCGATCGCGCTGCCCGTGGAGCGGGAGATCGAGTTGATGCCGTTGGCGATGCCGCTCTGGTGGTGCGGGACGCTGGCCATGATCACGGCGGGCATGGCGGCGTAGCCGAAGCTGACGGCCGCACCGACGACCAGACCGGCGCCGATCACCGAGGCGCTGTGCTGGTGGTCCAGGGCGAGCCAGGCGAAGCCGACGGCGCCGAGCGCGGCGGCCAGGCCCAGGGCCACGCGCGGCCCCCGGTGGCGTACGAGCTGGCCGCCGATGGGCGAGGCGAGCAGCGAGACGATGGCTCCGGGCAGCAGGAACTGCACTGAGGCCCGCAGGATCGACGCGTCGAAGCCGTAGCCGGTGAGGGCCTTGGGCATCTGGACGAGGTAGGAGACGCCCAGGAAGTTCGCGAACATGCCGAAGCCGACGAGGATGCCGGCCAGGTTGGCCATGAGCACCGGGCGGTGGACGAACATCTTCATGTCGACGAGCGGCTCGCCGACCTTGCGCTCGACCAGGACCCAGACGGCGGTCATGACGGCCGCGCCCGCGAAGCTGCCCAGCGTGCGGGCGGAGGCCCAGCCCCACTCGTGGCCCTGGGAGATCGGCAGCAGGAGCAGTAGCAGGGCGATGCCCAGGGTCAGGGCGCCCAGGAAGTCGGTGCGGCCGCCGGTCTTGTGGCGGGTCGCGGGGACCAGGAAGAGAACGGCGAGCAGGGCGAGGACCGCGAAGCCGGTCGCCATCCAGAAGGCGTTGCGGTAGTCGGCGTCGGAGCCCGAGGTGAGCAGCCCGGTGGCGACGAGCGCGAGGCCGCTCCCGAACGCGAGCGTGCCGCTGACCAGTGCCATCGCGCCGGGCAGCTTCTGCGGCCGGACCTCCTCGCGCAGCACGGAGAGCGCCAGCGGGAAGATCGCGGTGGCGGCGCCCTGGAGCACCCGGCCCAGGATCAGCAGGGGCAGCGAGGTC is a genomic window containing:
- a CDS encoding NADPH-dependent F420 reductase, whose translation is MKIGIIGAGNIGGNLTRRLTAVGHDVSVANSRGPETLTALAEETGATPVTVAEAARGAEIVVVTIPFKKVPDLPAGLFDEAAEGFAVIDTGNYYPQQRDGRIAGVEDEGLTESRWTERHLGHPVIKAFNGTYAQDILDRHRPAGDPERMALPVAGDDETAKKTVRALIEQLGFDTVDAGGLDDSWRQQPDTPVYGLREGVEGVTKALAEASPERKAAFRG
- a CDS encoding mycothiol transferase, which codes for MKATDVIADGFGRIREIVHEVVEGLPAEGLNARVDPAANSITWLVWHLTRIQDDHVADAADLEQVWQAQGWAARFALGLPAGSTGYGHTARQAGAVKVDSGELLLGYFDAVHEQSVRFVRGLAAADLDQVVDERWNPPVTLGVRLVSVLADDLQHAGQAAFVRGLVERG
- a CDS encoding MFS transporter codes for the protein MSTPSPAAATATGRRNETVIVFALSLAAMVVSMMQTLPVPILGLIRNDLGTSTANVSWVTTATLLSAAVFTPLLGRFGDQHGKKPTLVAVLGVMVVGSVIAALATSLPLLILGRVLQGAATAIFPLALSVLREEVRPQKLPGAMALVSGTLAFGSGLALVATGLLTSGSDADYRNAFWMATGFAVLALLAVLFLVPATRHKTGGRTDFLGALTLGIALLLLLLPISQGHEWGWASARTLGSFAGAAVMTAVWVLVERKVGEPLVDMKMFVHRPVLMANLAGILVGFGMFANFLGVSYLVQMPKALTGYGFDASILRASVQFLLPGAIVSLLASPIGGQLVRHRGPRVALGLAAALGAVGFAWLALDHQHSASVIGAGLVVGAAVSFGYAAMPAVIMASVPHHQSGIANGINSISRSTGSAIGSAIVTTILASKTIEHLPPGVPALPAESGFTLTFGIGAAAFALVAVISRFGLRGGHGTVTAKATATATAAGQPAATEKTDKADAAV